A region of the Thamnophis elegans isolate rThaEle1 chromosome 1, rThaEle1.pri, whole genome shotgun sequence genome:
AATTCCAGCTAATTTAATAGTAAATTCTGTTTTCTGAGTGTTTGTAAAACATCATCCAGGAGTGAGGGTCCCAAATCTAGtgtgaaggaaaggaaggggtcTGATGGATCAAAAGGAGGCTTACTGTTCCTGGGGAGTGTTTCAGAGTTCATGGTTTGGGCTTTGTATAATAGATCAGGTTGCGTTTGAGTAGCCTTATGAAAATGGCAGGAAGTGCTTGAAAAGGATATATCTGTAGAGGAAGATTCTCTGTGGTCTATTATATTGGGGCAGCTGGCAGTGTCCAGATATAAGCGAGGTGGTTTGGGAGGTGGTTGTGTTTTAGTGGTAAGATTTTGTTCACTTTGACATGGAAAATAGTCTTGCTTGACTTTGAAATTTCTTAGGAATCTCTTTTTGTCGTACTGTTCATTGGAGTCTAATGTTTGGCTGTTCTGGTTCAAGATAATAGTCTGGTTGCCCAATTTCTTGTTCCTTCTGAATGAGAGCCGCTTGAAGAAACCTGAGGACCTAATAGATCCTCTCCGCCATGTGTCCATGTTGAGAGAAGCAATAAAGTGATGTTTGCTAACTAATCAATAGTCTTCAGGTAAATTGAGGCTCCTGGAGTAGAGAACTTCTTTCTTGTTTGCTAGAAGTAGAAAAGAGACATTAACAAGCAGGTCTGTGTATTCAAAGTTAGGATTTGCTTGCATTCTTAAAGAAAAGAATGTGTACGGAATGCCGCAAAAGTAATTTTCACAATAAGTCTCATTGCTAGAGTTCTGCAACCCTCCAAGTAACTTAAGGTTTTGAGAAAAATACTGAGTAAATGTAGTTTCTGATATCAAAGCCCAAATGTAAGAAAATGCATCTCCATCTTAAACAGAAATTTATCTCAGAATTAAAAGTTTTATTATTAGTATTTTTATTTGGTACAGCTTTATATCTAAGCACACTACAAGACCTacaaa
Encoded here:
- the C1H15orf62 gene encoding uncharacterized protein C15orf62 homolog, mitochondrial produces the protein MDTWRRGSIRSSGFFKRLSFRRNKKLGNQTIILNQNSQTLDSNEQYDKKRFLRNFKVKQDYFPCQSEQNLTTKTQPPPKPPRLYLDTASCPNIIDHRESSSTDISFSSTSCHFHKATQTQPDLLYKAQTMNSETLPRNSKPPFDPSDPFLSFTLDLGPSLLDDVLQTLRKQNLLLN